From Acinetobacter lwoffii, a single genomic window includes:
- a CDS encoding Stealth CR1 domain-containing protein, whose translation MEKIDFVIAWVDGNDVKHRLKRQQFQSTNIVKGSAEETRFASNDEIYFSIASILKYVPYFGTIYIITDEQQPAHIHDFFEQGLCAPEQIKIIDHRTIFAGHEQYLPTFNSLSIETMLWNIPGLSKYFIYLNDDFFFNASSELDDFLVGDQIKVYGHWENNSLIKAKFNLRKGLNKYFGKPLQPKYTIAQMLSAELCGFNKYYEIHHRPHILDRDVLQNYFQKYPTTLAQQIRHRFRSAFQFLPVGLNNHLKIQANEAVLYDDINIAYLKNEALLSLFLENLNNTTIKFGCIQSLDQFDPKEAEKVSFALIAKFKNYLPLSIQH comes from the coding sequence ATGGAAAAAATAGATTTTGTTATTGCGTGGGTCGATGGCAATGATGTAAAGCATCGACTTAAAAGGCAACAGTTTCAATCTACTAATATCGTAAAAGGTTCAGCAGAAGAAACTCGATTTGCTAGTAATGATGAAATCTATTTTTCAATTGCTTCAATTCTTAAATATGTTCCCTATTTTGGAACAATTTATATTATTACGGATGAACAGCAGCCTGCACATATTCATGATTTTTTCGAACAGGGATTATGTGCTCCTGAGCAGATAAAAATAATTGATCATAGAACAATATTTGCTGGTCATGAGCAATACTTGCCTACATTTAATTCTTTAAGTATTGAAACTATGCTTTGGAATATTCCAGGGTTATCAAAGTATTTTATTTATTTGAATGATGATTTCTTCTTTAATGCCTCATCTGAATTAGATGATTTTTTAGTTGGTGACCAGATAAAAGTCTATGGACATTGGGAAAATAACTCCTTAATTAAAGCAAAATTTAATCTACGTAAAGGTCTTAATAAATATTTTGGTAAACCTTTACAGCCTAAATATACAATTGCTCAAATGCTTAGTGCTGAATTATGTGGATTTAATAAATATTATGAAATTCATCATCGTCCCCATATATTGGATCGTGATGTACTACAAAATTATTTTCAAAAATACCCTACAACATTAGCTCAACAGATTAGGCATCGTTTTAGAAGTGCTTTTCAGTTTTTACCCGTAGGACTTAATAATCATTTAAAAATTCAGGCTAATGAAGCAGTTCTATACGATGATATTAATATTGCTTATTTAAAAAATGAAGCATTGCTATCTTTATTTTTAGAAAACTTAAATAATACCACTATTAAATTTGGTTGTATTCAAAGTTTGGATCAATTTGATCCAAAAGAAGCAGAAAAGGTATCTTTTGCTTTAATTGCTAAATTTAAAAACTATTTACCTCTATCTATTCAGCATTAA
- a CDS encoding HPr family phosphocarrier protein: protein MIDTTVDVINKLGLHARASGKLIEVTTKFRSSIRIGKADKLVDAKNIMSLLMLGAGKGITLRLVIEGADEDKALSEIQALFAAKFYEAD from the coding sequence ATGATTGATACGACAGTTGACGTAATTAATAAATTGGGTTTACATGCACGCGCATCTGGTAAACTGATAGAAGTTACCACCAAATTTCGTTCCAGTATTCGGATTGGCAAGGCTGACAAATTGGTAGATGCCAAAAATATCATGTCATTGCTCATGCTTGGTGCAGGCAAAGGAATAACTTTACGCTTAGTGATTGAAGGAGCAGACGAGGACAAAGCCTTATCTGAAATTCAGGCACTATTTGCAGCAAAATTTTATGAGGCAGATTAA
- the yjgA gene encoding ribosome biogenesis factor YjgA — protein sequence MARRPNSLTEEDFDSLEGRASKTEQKKAVQRMAALGAQLAELSAKQIKNLPVDERLIDALLDVQAISSHEARRRQFSRIGKLLRNENETVILSYLTPKQGLKKTAQLQRWVDRIVKDGDPAINEFTKTYNATERHTLRQHYLRVHRDLKNQAPEEEVNASKLKLFNYVQQVALISDN from the coding sequence GTGGCACGTCGACCGAACAGTTTAACTGAAGAAGATTTTGATTCTTTAGAGGGACGCGCAAGTAAGACCGAACAGAAAAAAGCAGTCCAGCGTATGGCTGCTTTAGGTGCGCAGCTTGCAGAGCTGAGCGCTAAACAAATTAAAAACCTACCCGTAGATGAGCGTTTGATTGACGCCTTACTTGATGTGCAGGCAATTAGTTCGCATGAAGCACGTCGCCGTCAATTTTCACGGATTGGTAAATTATTACGCAATGAAAATGAAACGGTAATTTTGTCTTATTTAACACCTAAACAAGGTCTTAAAAAGACAGCTCAATTACAGCGTTGGGTGGATCGAATTGTCAAAGATGGTGATCCAGCCATCAATGAATTTACCAAAACCTATAATGCGACAGAGCGTCATACCTTACGTCAACATTATCTTCGGGTACACCGTGATTTAAAGAATCAAGCACCTGAAGAAGAAGTGAATGCTTCTAAATTAAAGCTGTTTAACTATGTACAGCAAGTGGCGTTGATTTCTGACAATTAA
- a CDS encoding glycosyl transferase, with amino-acid sequence MSNIVICMKWGTKYGSEYVNRLYNMVKRHTTVDFKMVCLTDRTEGIDPAVQCFPIPPLALPEGAPERGWNKLSTFEPDLYGLEGNALFLDLDVVIVDNIDEFFTYPGDFLIIHDWKRPWRITGNSSVYRFKLGAFPGLLPYFREHFDEIRQKFRNEQAYLSWYVDREGKQTYWPESWCKSYKYHCLQKIPMAYFKPPVKPEGAKIIVFHGEINPPDAVNGGGGKWYRYVLPSQWIKDAWQ; translated from the coding sequence ATGAGTAACATCGTTATTTGTATGAAATGGGGAACCAAATACGGTTCGGAATACGTCAATCGTTTATACAATATGGTTAAACGACATACGACAGTCGACTTTAAAATGGTCTGTCTGACGGATCGTACTGAAGGCATTGATCCTGCAGTACAATGTTTCCCTATTCCACCTCTGGCATTGCCTGAAGGTGCGCCTGAGCGTGGCTGGAACAAGCTGTCCACTTTTGAGCCTGATCTGTATGGTTTGGAAGGCAATGCACTCTTCCTCGATCTTGACGTGGTGATTGTCGATAATATCGATGAGTTCTTTACCTATCCGGGTGACTTCCTGATTATTCATGACTGGAAACGTCCTTGGCGTATTACCGGTAACAGTTCGGTTTATCGGTTTAAACTGGGTGCTTTCCCAGGTCTGTTACCTTACTTCCGTGAACATTTTGATGAAATTCGTCAAAAATTCCGTAATGAGCAAGCCTATTTGTCTTGGTATGTAGACCGTGAAGGTAAACAGACGTATTGGCCAGAAAGCTGGTGCAAGAGCTATAAATATCACTGCCTGCAAAAAATTCCGATGGCTTATTTTAAGCCGCCTGTGAAGCCTGAAGGTGCCAAAATCATTGTTTTTCATGGCGAGATTAATCCGCCAGATGCAGTGAATGGTGGTGGTGGTAAATGGTATCGTTATGTGTTGCCATCGCAGTGGATTAAGGACGCTTGGCAGTAA
- a CDS encoding glycosyltransferase family 25 protein produces the protein MKVVTYLINLDGSDERLAAATQQLNSVSWRFERFAAYDGRGKALSEFINYNDDQTNKVLGRSLMNSELGCYLSHYGCAEKFLATDADYLVVLEDDLKINSDFKIKIDSIIEYLHQHQDLNWYLINIAAKKKKLAKDITQIGDISLWHAFYFPIRGLGLIWSRQGAQSFVEVGKTINMPVDIFFQSWLSQNGKGLGIWPPLVKPAGVDSDILGTVATQGISRKALENRSSSYGFKKQKRMWRDRYHALKYLLNS, from the coding sequence ATGAAAGTTGTAACTTATTTAATTAATTTAGACGGAAGTGATGAGCGTCTAGCTGCAGCAACTCAGCAGCTTAATAGTGTGAGCTGGAGGTTTGAACGTTTTGCTGCTTATGATGGTCGGGGTAAAGCACTCTCTGAATTCATAAATTATAATGACGATCAAACTAATAAGGTATTAGGTCGTAGTTTAATGAATTCCGAGTTAGGTTGTTATTTAAGTCATTATGGATGCGCTGAAAAATTTTTAGCCACTGATGCAGATTATTTAGTGGTTCTGGAAGATGACCTTAAAATTAATAGTGACTTTAAGATTAAAATTGACAGCATCATTGAATATTTGCACCAACATCAAGATTTAAACTGGTATCTTATTAATATTGCTGCAAAAAAGAAAAAACTAGCAAAAGATATTACGCAAATAGGGGATATAAGTCTATGGCATGCTTTTTATTTCCCAATTCGTGGCTTAGGGTTAATCTGGTCGCGGCAGGGAGCACAGTCTTTTGTTGAGGTAGGCAAAACTATAAATATGCCGGTTGATATCTTCTTCCAGTCTTGGTTAAGTCAAAATGGCAAAGGTTTAGGGATTTGGCCACCACTAGTGAAGCCAGCAGGGGTCGATAGTGATATTTTGGGAACGGTTGCTACTCAGGGGATTTCTCGTAAAGCACTTGAAAATAGAAGCAGCTCCTATGGCTTTAAAAAGCAGAAGCGTATGTGGCGTGATCGTTATCATGCACTAAAATATCTGCTAAATTCTTAA
- a CDS encoding branched-chain amino acid transaminase, which yields MNLADRDGFIWQDGQLVDWREAKTHVLTHTLHYSMGVFEGVRAYETPNGTAIFRLKEHTKRLLNSAKIYQMKVPFDQAALEQAQIDVVRENKLASCYLRPIIFIGSEKLGIAATDNTIHAVVAAWSWGAYLGEEAMAKGIRVKTSSFTHHHPNVTMCKAKASGNYTLSILAHQEVAHSGYDEAMLLDPQGYVCQGSGENVFLVRDGVIHTPDIAGGALDGITRQTIITIAKDLGYDVIERRITRDEFYIADEAFFTGTAAEVTPIREYDDRQIGEGVRGPITTQIQKAYFDAVQGKDPKYAHWLTYVK from the coding sequence ATGAATTTGGCTGATCGTGATGGTTTCATTTGGCAAGATGGACAACTAGTTGACTGGCGTGAGGCAAAAACTCACGTATTAACACATACTTTGCATTACAGCATGGGTGTGTTTGAAGGCGTCCGAGCTTATGAAACCCCGAATGGAACGGCTATTTTCCGTCTTAAAGAACATACGAAGCGCTTGTTGAATTCTGCAAAAATTTATCAAATGAAAGTTCCATTTGATCAAGCAGCATTAGAACAGGCTCAAATTGATGTTGTTCGTGAAAACAAATTAGCGTCTTGCTATTTACGTCCAATTATTTTTATTGGTTCTGAAAAACTCGGTATCGCTGCAACTGACAATACCATTCATGCCGTAGTTGCGGCATGGAGCTGGGGTGCTTACCTCGGTGAAGAGGCGATGGCGAAGGGAATTCGCGTAAAAACGTCTTCATTTACCCACCATCATCCGAACGTGACCATGTGTAAGGCTAAAGCATCAGGTAACTACACCTTGTCGATTCTTGCGCATCAGGAAGTGGCGCATTCAGGTTATGATGAAGCAATGCTGCTCGACCCACAAGGCTATGTATGCCAAGGTTCAGGCGAAAACGTATTCCTGGTGCGTGATGGCGTGATTCATACGCCTGATATCGCAGGTGGTGCGCTGGATGGTATTACCCGTCAAACGATTATTACGATTGCTAAAGACTTGGGTTATGACGTAATTGAACGCCGTATTACCCGTGATGAGTTCTACATCGCAGATGAAGCATTCTTTACCGGCACTGCTGCAGAAGTAACACCAATCCGTGAATACGATGATCGTCAGATTGGTGAGGGTGTACGTGGTCCAATCACCACTCAAATCCAGAAAGCATATTTTGATGCAGTTCAGGGCAAAGACCCGAAATATGCACACTGGTTAACGTATGTGAAGTAA
- the rapZ gene encoding RNase adapter RapZ, which yields MKRILIVTGQSGSGKSSALQVLEDLGYYCIDNLPLALLPEIVAKLDSENNLEQLALGVDVRSTRADLQEFDHVFEQLQQHGSVDIIYLTTQDQELIARFSASRRPHPLASRFKSLNQCIQEEKILLMPIQLRSTVHIDTTDKSVHDLKHTLLSKLGQADNLILILQSFGYKHGIPLDADYVFDVRHLPNPHWELELRKFSGLDQPVQAFLQKSDQVEDMFNDLYHFLDKWLPTFAEGHRHYMTVSIGCTGGQHRSVYIVDRLKKALEAKWSIQVLHREMKHWS from the coding sequence ATGAAGCGCATTTTAATCGTCACGGGACAATCTGGTTCGGGGAAATCATCTGCATTACAGGTGCTTGAAGATCTGGGTTATTACTGTATTGATAATCTGCCTTTGGCATTGCTTCCCGAAATCGTGGCCAAACTGGACAGTGAAAATAATCTGGAACAGTTGGCGCTGGGCGTCGATGTGCGCAGTACCCGGGCAGATTTACAAGAATTTGATCATGTATTTGAGCAGCTGCAACAGCATGGTTCGGTCGATATTATCTATCTGACCACGCAGGATCAGGAGCTGATTGCCCGCTTTAGTGCTTCGCGTCGGCCGCATCCTCTGGCGTCACGCTTTAAAAGTCTGAATCAATGCATTCAGGAAGAAAAAATCCTGTTGATGCCGATTCAGTTGCGTTCTACAGTTCATATCGATACTACCGATAAAAGCGTACATGACCTGAAACATACCTTATTGTCCAAGCTGGGACAGGCCGATAACCTGATCCTGATTCTGCAATCCTTTGGTTATAAGCATGGCATTCCACTGGATGCCGATTATGTCTTTGATGTCCGGCATTTGCCAAATCCGCATTGGGAACTGGAACTGCGCAAATTTTCAGGGCTAGATCAGCCGGTGCAGGCGTTTTTACAAAAGAGCGATCAGGTCGAGGACATGTTCAATGATCTGTATCATTTTCTGGACAAGTGGTTGCCGACCTTTGCCGAAGGGCATCGTCATTATATGACCGTGTCGATAGGTTGTACCGGTGGTCAGCATCGTTCTGTTTATATTGTGGATAGACTAAAAAAAGCCCTTGAGGCAAAATGGTCTATTCAAGTCCTCCATCGAGAAATGAAGCACTGGTCATGA
- the panC gene encoding pantoate--beta-alanine ligase: MKTETTIQGLAASLNPARTSRKIIGFVPTMGNLHQGHLNLVREARKLCDVVVVSIFVNPIQFGPNEDFDSYPRTLEQDQQLLAEVGCDIVFAPTVEQMYGKKPRLTNISVSDITNDLCGLQRPGHFDGVAVVVTKLFNIVQPNYAFFGQKDYQQLAVIRQFVQDLNIPLEVIGVPIARAEDGLALSSRNGYLSEEHRAIAPVIYQSLQKAEQQLQAGVELDTVLAELRQTLTDAGFVVDYIEARTPELQKIHTFNQDLVLFIAAKLGNTRLIDNLQVKYTAG, encoded by the coding sequence ATGAAAACAGAAACCACTATTCAGGGCTTAGCGGCATCCTTAAATCCGGCGCGTACCAGTCGCAAGATTATCGGTTTTGTACCGACCATGGGCAATCTGCATCAGGGGCATTTAAACCTGGTGCGTGAAGCGCGTAAGTTGTGTGATGTAGTGGTGGTCAGTATCTTTGTCAATCCGATCCAGTTTGGACCCAATGAAGATTTTGATAGCTATCCGCGCACGCTTGAGCAGGACCAGCAGCTTTTGGCAGAGGTCGGTTGTGACATCGTTTTTGCGCCGACGGTTGAGCAAATGTATGGTAAAAAACCGCGTCTGACCAATATCAGTGTTTCTGACATTACCAATGATTTATGCGGTTTACAGCGTCCCGGTCATTTTGATGGTGTGGCGGTGGTGGTGACTAAATTGTTTAACATCGTACAGCCGAATTACGCCTTCTTTGGCCAGAAAGATTATCAGCAATTGGCGGTCATTCGTCAGTTTGTACAAGATCTGAATATTCCACTGGAAGTAATTGGTGTGCCGATTGCCCGTGCAGAAGATGGCCTGGCTTTAAGTTCGCGCAATGGTTATTTAAGCGAAGAGCATCGTGCAATCGCACCGGTCATTTATCAAAGCTTGCAAAAGGCTGAACAGCAATTACAGGCAGGCGTGGAACTGGATACGGTATTGGCGGAGCTTCGCCAGACTTTAACCGATGCTGGATTTGTAGTGGATTATATTGAAGCCAGAACTCCAGAATTACAAAAAATTCATACGTTTAATCAAGATCTTGTGTTATTTATAGCTGCAAAGTTGGGGAATACACGTCTGATCGATAACCTGCAGGTTAAATACACTGCCGGCTAA
- a CDS encoding sensor histidine kinase, with translation MELKLLEVGQNTEQLSSCRISLILGVYTSNNLLDTFCKIARKVLNVKTSIIGFHTEPYIWYSCPRGFRALHAPQEVNLPAYLQQSDVIDQTHPAYTELSNYVKDLGVAHQRLVAFNLKSSSGVSFGQVIFFDDQTELFDQDDIATIKQFAESLVIRIQLNQEHTELKELYEQQCAQNFSKTKFFQIIAHDLRAPFHGLLGFSEVLAQERDTLDESSIQSIADYLYDNAQSTYNLLESLLTWAMAEGGRFVYHPINYELKQSSKIVCGVLKSLALNKKIELVDNIPEDIKVHADINMITSVLQNLVSNALKFTPVNQGGKVILAVEMEGEQVKITIQDTGLGMTEEQMQNLFKPTLGVSVRGTAEEKGVGLGLVLCKRFIDLNHGQIAVDSKEGRGTTFTVHLPMVTNDHQALVLEDVHAEQS, from the coding sequence ATGGAACTAAAACTGCTAGAGGTCGGTCAGAATACGGAGCAATTAAGCTCGTGCCGTATATCTCTCATTTTAGGTGTCTATACCTCCAACAACCTATTAGACACCTTTTGTAAGATCGCCCGTAAAGTTTTAAACGTTAAAACCAGTATTATCGGCTTCCACACGGAACCCTATATCTGGTACAGCTGTCCGCGCGGTTTTCGGGCCTTGCACGCCCCACAGGAAGTGAATCTGCCTGCGTATCTGCAACAGTCAGATGTCATTGACCAGACGCATCCTGCTTATACAGAATTGTCAAATTATGTGAAAGATCTCGGTGTAGCGCATCAGAGATTAGTCGCCTTTAATTTAAAATCAAGTAGCGGTGTGTCTTTTGGACAGGTCATTTTCTTTGATGATCAGACTGAACTGTTCGATCAGGACGATATTGCCACCATCAAACAATTTGCTGAAAGTTTAGTGATTCGAATTCAGCTCAATCAAGAACATACTGAGTTGAAAGAATTATACGAGCAGCAATGCGCACAAAATTTCAGTAAAACTAAATTTTTCCAGATTATTGCGCATGATCTGCGTGCACCGTTTCACGGCTTGCTCGGCTTTTCCGAAGTACTGGCACAGGAACGTGACACACTGGATGAATCCAGTATTCAGAGTATTGCGGATTATTTATATGATAATGCACAATCGACCTATAACCTGCTGGAAAGCCTGCTGACTTGGGCGATGGCAGAGGGTGGGCGCTTTGTTTATCATCCGATCAATTATGAATTGAAACAGTCCAGCAAGATTGTATGTGGTGTTCTGAAAAGTTTGGCCTTAAATAAAAAGATCGAACTGGTCGATAATATTCCTGAAGACATCAAGGTACATGCGGATATCAACATGATTACCTCTGTCTTGCAAAACCTGGTGTCGAATGCGCTTAAATTTACCCCGGTGAATCAAGGCGGTAAAGTGATTTTAGCTGTAGAGATGGAAGGCGAGCAGGTCAAGATTACGATTCAGGATACTGGCCTGGGCATGACCGAAGAACAGATGCAGAATCTGTTTAAACCGACTTTGGGTGTGAGTGTCAGAGGCACAGCTGAAGAGAAAGGGGTAGGTTTGGGTCTGGTACTCTGCAAGCGCTTTATTGACCTGAACCATGGTCAAATTGCTGTAGATTCCAAAGAGGGCCGTGGTACGACCTTTACTGTGCATTTGCCGATGGTTACCAATGATCATCAGGCGCTAGTGCTTGAAGATGTACATGCCGAGCAATCTTAA
- the glnE gene encoding bifunctional [glutamate--ammonia ligase]-adenylyl-L-tyrosine phosphorylase/[glutamate--ammonia-ligase] adenylyltransferase: MNAAQLQKTLRASQYTEQVLANHQSLLEQDYAIDQFQGSLSREYIDQLVQHCILNISDEATWMRAMRILRARLMFRWIWQDANQLTDVITLTQELSDFADACICAAKDFARIPVVAKYGQPIGYNGKVQDLIVIAMGKLGAQELNLSSDIDLIFAFDEQGETDGRKCIDVQQFCILWGQKLIHLLDQITADGFVFRVDMRLRPWGDGSALAISHAALEKYLSQHGREWERYAWIKARIVNPSPEGDELLEMTRPFVFRKYVDYSAFEAMREMKAMIEREVQRRNIEDDIKLGAGGIREVEFIVQVFQLIYGGAKLELQDRQCLVNLNHLDDAELLDEQAVQDLENAYLFLRRVEHAIQALNDQQTQSLPTEPELRARITDTLGFADWDSFMAYLNEKRDKVMYQFDHLIKENGPDTLVESFSQLEKKLKEVLDDNAKNLVYEFWNGHALKKLPAKAVQRLKTFWPHLIEAVLQSDDPQVALVRLMPLVESVMRRTVYLVMLIESKGALQRLVKMATVSPWICEELTHYPVLLDEFLSMDFELPKRQDLEDSLRQQLLRIEIDQVEDQMRVLRLFKKSNVLAVAASDVLAESPLMKVSDALTDIAEVSVNAALHLAYQIVAKKHGFPLDAEGQRCSVEHTAFAVIGYGKVGGIELGYGSDLDLVFIHYMGEQADTDGLKPISGFEFAMRVAQKFMSLMTTQTLDGRVYEVDTRLRPSGEAGLLVTSLKAFEQYQFKSAWLWEHQALVRARPIAGEMSLRKKFEVLRRDILIQPRDENYVRAEVLKMRQKMKEHLGSSADQKKDGIFHLKQDAGGIVDIEFMAQYAVLAWSGTNKDLAHFSDNVRILEDAAKSGCLSSDDATALIQAYLRERAESHRLALANQSMQVSASDWHDTRMTVCKLWQRLIDPSADFALDSE; this comes from the coding sequence ATGAATGCGGCACAATTGCAGAAAACCTTAAGAGCTAGCCAATATACCGAACAGGTATTGGCCAATCACCAGAGTTTACTGGAACAGGATTATGCAATTGATCAGTTTCAAGGCTCACTCAGTCGGGAATATATTGATCAGCTGGTGCAGCACTGCATCCTAAATATAAGCGATGAAGCAACGTGGATGCGCGCAATGCGTATTTTGCGGGCTCGATTGATGTTTCGTTGGATCTGGCAGGATGCCAATCAACTCACCGATGTCATTACCCTCACCCAAGAACTCTCCGATTTTGCCGATGCGTGCATCTGTGCGGCGAAAGATTTTGCCCGTATTCCGGTCGTTGCCAAGTATGGCCAGCCAATCGGCTATAACGGAAAAGTCCAAGATCTGATTGTCATTGCCATGGGGAAACTCGGCGCCCAAGAACTCAATCTTTCCAGTGATATCGACCTGATTTTTGCCTTCGATGAGCAGGGTGAAACTGATGGGCGTAAATGTATTGATGTGCAGCAGTTTTGCATCCTGTGGGGACAAAAACTCATTCATTTGCTGGATCAGATCACGGCGGATGGCTTTGTATTCCGCGTCGACATGCGCCTGCGTCCCTGGGGCGATGGTTCAGCACTAGCCATTAGTCATGCAGCCTTGGAAAAATATCTGAGCCAGCATGGGCGTGAATGGGAGCGTTATGCCTGGATTAAAGCGCGTATTGTCAATCCAAGTCCAGAAGGCGACGAGCTGCTGGAGATGACCCGTCCATTTGTATTTCGCAAGTACGTCGATTACAGCGCTTTTGAAGCCATGCGCGAAATGAAAGCCATGATCGAGCGCGAAGTACAGCGCCGTAATATTGAAGATGATATCAAGCTCGGAGCCGGTGGCATTCGCGAAGTCGAATTTATCGTGCAGGTGTTTCAGCTGATTTATGGCGGGGCCAAACTTGAATTGCAGGATCGGCAGTGTCTGGTGAATCTAAATCATCTGGATGATGCCGAGTTGCTGGATGAACAGGCGGTGCAGGATCTGGAAAATGCCTATTTATTCCTGCGCCGGGTTGAGCACGCGATTCAGGCACTGAATGATCAGCAAACGCAATCACTACCGACAGAGCCAGAGTTAAGGGCGCGTATAACGGACACACTTGGTTTTGCGGATTGGGACAGCTTTATGGCATATCTCAATGAAAAGCGTGACAAAGTGATGTATCAGTTTGATCATCTAATCAAGGAAAATGGCCCTGACACCTTGGTTGAAAGTTTTTCCCAGTTGGAAAAGAAACTCAAAGAAGTGTTGGATGATAATGCAAAGAATCTTGTCTATGAGTTTTGGAATGGGCATGCCTTAAAAAAATTACCGGCAAAGGCGGTACAACGTTTAAAAACCTTCTGGCCGCATTTAATTGAAGCCGTTTTACAGTCAGATGATCCTCAGGTGGCATTGGTGCGCTTGATGCCCTTAGTCGAATCAGTGATGCGCCGTACGGTATATCTGGTGATGTTAATCGAGAGTAAAGGGGCGTTGCAGCGACTGGTGAAGATGGCCACGGTCAGCCCCTGGATTTGTGAAGAACTGACCCATTATCCGGTGCTACTGGATGAATTCCTGTCGATGGATTTTGAATTGCCAAAACGTCAGGATCTGGAAGACTCTTTACGTCAGCAACTTTTACGGATTGAAATTGATCAGGTCGAAGACCAGATGCGGGTCTTGCGCCTGTTTAAAAAATCTAATGTTCTGGCCGTTGCCGCCAGTGATGTGCTGGCTGAAAGTCCTTTAATGAAAGTTTCCGATGCCTTGACCGATATTGCTGAAGTATCGGTGAATGCAGCGCTGCATCTGGCCTATCAGATTGTGGCAAAAAAGCATGGTTTTCCACTGGATGCAGAAGGGCAGCGCTGTTCAGTCGAGCATACGGCTTTTGCAGTCATTGGTTATGGTAAAGTCGGTGGAATTGAATTGGGTTATGGCTCGGATCTGGATCTGGTGTTTATTCACTATATGGGTGAACAGGCCGATACCGATGGACTTAAGCCGATCAGTGGCTTTGAATTTGCCATGCGGGTTGCACAAAAGTTTATGTCCCTCATGACCACGCAAACCTTGGATGGACGTGTATATGAAGTCGATACCCGATTGCGTCCATCGGGCGAAGCTGGGCTTTTGGTCACCAGTTTAAAAGCCTTTGAACAGTATCAGTTCAAGAGTGCCTGGCTATGGGAGCATCAGGCCTTGGTACGAGCCCGCCCGATTGCGGGTGAAATGAGCTTACGGAAAAAGTTTGAAGTCTTGCGCCGGGATATTTTGATTCAGCCCCGTGATGAAAATTATGTACGGGCAGAAGTACTGAAAATGCGTCAGAAAATGAAGGAGCATCTCGGTTCTTCCGCCGATCAAAAAAAAGATGGTATTTTTCATTTAAAACAAGATGCAGGTGGTATCGTAGACATCGAATTTATGGCACAGTATGCGGTGTTGGCTTGGAGTGGGACGAATAAAGATCTCGCCCATTTCTCCGACAATGTACGAATTCTTGAGGATGCCGCAAAATCAGGTTGCTTATCCAGCGACGATGCGACTGCTCTGATTCAAGCTTATCTCCGTGAACGCGCCGAGAGCCATCGCTTAGCCCTTGCAAATCAATCCATGCAAGTGTCTGCAAGCGACTGGCACGATACCCGAATGACCGTTTGCAAGTTATGGCAAAGACTGATTGATCCAAGTGCAGACTTTGCACTGGATAGTGAATAA